A window of the Candidatus Methylomirabilota bacterium genome harbors these coding sequences:
- the zwf gene encoding glucose-6-phosphate dehydrogenase: MAGRDEPFSLVIFGASGDLTRRKLMPALWSLYAGRTLPEPFAIVSTARTGMSDDEFRRRSRAGIDEFARIKPPSEQVWDRFASALTYVAGDPADPGLYAKLDATLTRIESARPGPANRLYYCATPPSLYDDIITNLGASGLARPRDGGFTRIVVEKPFGHDYDSALALDRQLAAAFREEQVYRIDHYLGKETVQNLLVLRFANGIFEPLWNRNHVADVQITVAESIGVETRGAYYEEAGALRDMMQNHLLQLLCLIAMEPPVSFEAAPVRDEKNKVMRAIRPIEPGRVRESALRGQYGSGFAEGKPVPGYRQEKGVAPDSRTETYAALRLVVDNWRWAGVPFYLRTGKRLKKRVSEIAIRFHRTPHLIFQRDPAGVEPNTLAIRIQPDEGMALTVAAKTPGPDLKLAPVRLDFRYGEVFGAEPPEAYERLLLDAIHGDATLYARGDWVTQAWRLLAPVLEAWAKDPAVPLHTYEAGSWGPAEAEAFIATDGGAWRTP, from the coding sequence ATGGCCGGCCGGGACGAGCCCTTCTCCCTCGTCATCTTCGGCGCGTCGGGCGACCTCACGCGCCGCAAGCTCATGCCCGCGCTCTGGAGCCTCTACGCCGGGCGCACGCTGCCGGAGCCGTTCGCGATCGTCTCGACCGCGCGGACCGGTATGAGCGACGACGAGTTCCGCCGGCGCTCGCGCGCGGGGATCGACGAGTTCGCGCGCATCAAGCCCCCCTCGGAGCAGGTCTGGGACCGGTTCGCCTCGGCGCTCACCTACGTCGCGGGCGACCCGGCCGACCCCGGCCTTTACGCGAAGCTCGACGCCACGCTGACCCGGATCGAGAGCGCGCGCCCCGGGCCCGCGAACCGGCTCTACTACTGCGCGACGCCGCCCTCCCTCTACGACGACATCATCACGAACCTCGGCGCGTCGGGCCTCGCGCGCCCCCGCGACGGCGGCTTCACGCGCATCGTCGTCGAGAAGCCCTTCGGCCACGACTACGACAGCGCGCTGGCGCTCGACCGCCAGCTCGCCGCGGCCTTCCGCGAGGAGCAGGTCTACCGGATCGACCACTACCTCGGCAAGGAGACCGTGCAAAATCTCCTCGTCTTGCGGTTCGCGAACGGGATCTTCGAGCCCCTCTGGAACCGCAACCACGTCGCCGACGTCCAGATCACCGTCGCCGAGTCCATCGGCGTCGAGACGCGGGGCGCCTACTACGAGGAGGCCGGCGCGCTCCGCGACATGATGCAGAATCATCTGCTCCAGCTCCTGTGCCTGATCGCGATGGAGCCGCCGGTGTCGTTCGAGGCCGCGCCGGTGCGCGACGAGAAGAACAAGGTCATGCGCGCGATCCGCCCGATCGAGCCCGGGCGCGTGCGGGAGAGCGCGCTGCGCGGGCAGTACGGCTCGGGGTTCGCCGAGGGCAAGCCGGTCCCCGGCTACCGGCAGGAGAAGGGCGTCGCCCCCGATTCCAGGACCGAGACCTACGCGGCCCTCCGGCTCGTCGTGGACAACTGGCGCTGGGCGGGCGTTCCCTTTTACCTCCGCACGGGCAAGCGCCTGAAGAAGCGCGTGAGCGAGATCGCGATCCGCTTCCACCGGACGCCGCACCTGATCTTCCAGCGGGATCCGGCGGGCGTGGAGCCGAACACGCTCGCGATCCGCATCCAGCCCGACGAGGGCATGGCGCTCACCGTCGCCGCGAAGACGCCCGGGCCGGACCTCAAGCTCGCGCCCGTTCGCCTCGACTTCCGCTACGGCGAGGTCTTCGGGGCCGAGCCGCCCGAGGCGTACGAGCGCCTCCTGCTCGACGCGATCCACGGCGACGCCACGCTCTACGCGCGTGGCGACTGGGTCACGCAGGCGTGGCGGCTCCTCGCGCCGGTGCTCGAGGCGTGGGCGAAGGACCCAGCGGTGCCGCTCCACACGTACGAGGCCGGCTCGTGGGGGCCGGCCGAGGCCGAGGCGTTCATCGCCACGGACGGCGGGGCCTGGCGAACGCCGTAG
- the msrB gene encoding peptide-methionine (R)-S-oxide reductase MsrB — translation AQLTPEQFQIARGKGTERPFCGTLLDNKRQGVYRCVCCGLPLFMFDAKFNSRTGWPSFFQPVAAENVRTDEDRSYGMVRVEILCARCGAHLGHLFEDGPPPSGLRYCVNSESLAFTDAQDVASLADPAAD, via the coding sequence GCGCAGCTCACGCCCGAGCAGTTCCAGATCGCGCGCGGCAAGGGTACGGAGCGCCCGTTCTGTGGCACGCTGCTCGACAACAAGCGGCAGGGTGTCTACCGCTGCGTCTGCTGTGGTCTGCCCCTCTTCATGTTCGACGCCAAGTTCAACTCCCGCACCGGCTGGCCGAGCTTCTTCCAGCCGGTGGCGGCCGAGAATGTGCGCACAGATGAGGACCGCAGCTATGGGATGGTGCGGGTCGAGATTTTGTGCGCGCGATGCGGCGCTCATCTGGGCCACCTCTTTGAGGACGGTCCGCCCCCCAGCGGGCTCCGCTACTGCGTGAACTCGGAATCGCTGGCCTTTACTGACGCGCAGGATGTGGCTAGCCTCGCCGACCCTGCTGCCGACTGA
- a CDS encoding IlvD/Edd family dehydratase: MATHALRSRNWFGPRTFDGFMHRAYLRAEGFSDLVFDGRPVIGVANSWSELTNCNAHLRQVAEAVKRGVWAAGGFPLEFPTISLGEILMKPTTMLFRNLMAMDVEECIRAYPLDAVVLLAGCDKTTPAMLMGAASADVPALMVTGGPMLRGAWRAEELGSGTDARRLWAERRAERLTDEDLCEVEACLSRSAGHCMVMGTASTMASMAEVLGMTLPGNAAIPAPDSRRLALAELSGRRAVEMARAGGPRPSEVMTARAFDNAIRTDMAIGGSTNAIIHLVAVAGRVGVPLPLARFDELSRTTPLLVNVKPSGKYLMEDFFYAGGLPVVLKELLPLLHGDALSVNGRTLADNVRDAKCWNEDVIRPLGVPLAPEGGTVVLFGNLCPGGAVLKQSAASAHLLTHRGRAVVFENQADLARRIDDPSVAIDETSVLVLKHVGPKGAPGMPEFGAAPIPARLLKRGVKDLVRISDARMSGTSYGTVILHVAPESAVGGPLALVRDGDEIELDVPHRRLTLRVADAELARRRAAWTPPPPHFTSGYGRIFLDHVLQANEGCDFDVLRGRRPVRREDDEGPGRLG; this comes from the coding sequence ATGGCCACGCACGCGCTCCGCAGCCGCAACTGGTTCGGGCCCCGGACGTTCGACGGCTTCATGCACCGCGCGTATCTGCGCGCGGAGGGCTTCAGCGACCTGGTCTTCGACGGCCGCCCGGTGATCGGCGTCGCCAACTCCTGGTCGGAGCTGACGAACTGCAACGCGCACCTGCGCCAGGTGGCGGAGGCCGTGAAGCGCGGCGTCTGGGCCGCCGGCGGCTTTCCGCTCGAGTTCCCGACGATCTCACTGGGCGAGATCCTCATGAAGCCGACCACCATGCTGTTCCGGAACCTCATGGCGATGGACGTCGAGGAGTGCATCCGCGCCTACCCGCTCGACGCGGTCGTGCTCCTCGCGGGCTGCGACAAGACGACGCCGGCGATGCTGATGGGCGCCGCTTCCGCCGACGTGCCCGCGCTCATGGTCACCGGCGGGCCGATGCTGCGCGGCGCCTGGCGGGCCGAGGAGCTCGGCTCGGGCACCGACGCGCGACGGCTCTGGGCCGAGCGGCGGGCGGAGCGGCTCACCGACGAGGACCTCTGCGAGGTCGAGGCGTGTCTCTCCCGCTCGGCCGGCCACTGCATGGTGATGGGCACGGCCTCCACGATGGCCTCGATGGCCGAGGTGCTCGGCATGACGCTCCCCGGCAACGCCGCGATTCCCGCCCCCGACTCGCGCCGCCTGGCCCTGGCCGAGCTCTCGGGGCGCCGCGCCGTCGAGATGGCGCGGGCAGGCGGCCCGCGGCCCTCCGAGGTCATGACGGCCCGGGCGTTCGACAACGCGATCCGCACGGACATGGCGATCGGAGGCTCGACGAACGCGATCATCCACCTCGTCGCCGTCGCCGGGCGCGTCGGCGTGCCGCTGCCGCTCGCGAGGTTCGACGAGCTGTCGCGGACGACACCGCTGCTCGTCAACGTGAAGCCGTCGGGGAAATACCTGATGGAGGACTTCTTCTACGCCGGCGGCCTGCCGGTCGTGCTGAAGGAGCTGCTCCCGCTGCTGCACGGCGACGCGCTGAGCGTGAACGGGCGGACGCTCGCCGACAACGTGCGCGACGCGAAATGCTGGAACGAGGACGTCATCCGCCCCCTCGGCGTCCCGCTCGCGCCGGAGGGCGGGACCGTCGTCCTGTTCGGCAACCTCTGCCCCGGTGGGGCGGTGCTCAAGCAGTCGGCGGCGTCGGCACACCTGCTCACGCACCGGGGGCGCGCCGTCGTCTTCGAGAACCAGGCCGACCTCGCGCGCCGGATCGACGATCCGAGCGTCGCGATCGACGAGACGTCGGTCCTCGTGCTCAAGCACGTGGGCCCGAAGGGCGCGCCCGGGATGCCCGAGTTCGGCGCGGCGCCCATCCCGGCGCGCCTGCTGAAGCGTGGGGTGAAAGACCTGGTGAGGATCTCGGACGCGCGCATGAGCGGCACCTCGTACGGCACCGTGATCCTGCACGTCGCGCCCGAGTCCGCCGTGGGCGGGCCGCTCGCGCTCGTGCGCGACGGCGACGAGATCGAGCTCGACGTGCCGCACCGCCGCCTCACCCTGCGCGTGGCCGACGCGGAGCTGGCGCGCCGGCGCGCCGCCTGGACGCCGCCCCCGCCCCACTTCACGAGCGGCTACGGGCGCATCTTCCTCGACCACGTGCTCCAGGCGAACGAGGGCTGCGACTTCGACGTGCTCCGCGGCCGGCGTCCGGTCCGTCGGGAAGACGACGAGGGCCCGGGCCGCCTCGGGTGA
- a CDS encoding ACT domain-containing protein yields MLSYEDRPGMVGRIGSILGRLNVNIASMHVGRRAKRGRAIVVLILDEDLTPEQLAEVAGAVEADFARLIRLP; encoded by the coding sequence GTGCTCTCCTACGAGGACCGCCCGGGAATGGTCGGCCGGATCGGCTCCATCCTCGGGCGGCTCAACGTGAACATCGCGTCCATGCACGTCGGGCGCAGGGCGAAGCGGGGCCGCGCGATCGTGGTGCTGATCCTCGACGAGGACCTGACGCCGGAACAGCTCGCCGAGGTCGCGGGGGCCGTCGAGGCCGACTTCGCCCGGCTCATCCGGCTGCCCTGA
- the pgl gene encoding 6-phosphogluconolactonase yields MGSEPTVSILHDPDALADAAARLVVDAAAEAVLAQGRFTIALAGGVTPAATYAKLAAPPWRERVDWGRVWAFFGDERAVPPEHRESNFRMANEALLSKVPIPPAQVCRIRGEMEDPEAAAAEYAKSLAAAFGTRRGELPRLDLVLLGLGVDGHTASLFPGSPVLREVFRTVAAVHAAAAAIPQRLTLTLPVLNAAARVAFLVTGAEKAKVLKAVLADRVMLPAALVSPEKGRLVWLVDRAAAALLPAADGR; encoded by the coding sequence ATGGGATCCGAACCCACCGTCAGCATCCTGCACGACCCCGATGCGCTCGCGGACGCGGCCGCCCGGCTCGTGGTGGACGCGGCCGCCGAGGCCGTCCTCGCGCAGGGGCGCTTCACCATCGCGCTCGCCGGCGGGGTCACGCCCGCCGCGACGTACGCGAAGCTCGCCGCGCCGCCCTGGCGCGAGCGCGTGGACTGGGGCCGCGTCTGGGCGTTCTTCGGCGACGAGCGCGCCGTGCCGCCTGAGCACCGCGAGTCCAACTTCCGCATGGCGAACGAGGCGCTGCTCTCGAAGGTGCCCATTCCGCCGGCACAGGTCTGCCGCATCCGCGGCGAGATGGAGGACCCGGAGGCCGCCGCCGCGGAGTACGCGAAGAGCCTCGCCGCGGCGTTCGGCACCCGGCGGGGCGAGCTGCCGCGCCTCGACCTGGTCCTGCTCGGCCTCGGCGTGGACGGCCACACGGCCTCGCTCTTCCCCGGCTCGCCCGTGCTCCGCGAGGTCTTCCGCACCGTCGCGGCCGTCCACGCGGCCGCGGCCGCGATCCCCCAGCGGCTCACCCTCACGTTGCCCGTGCTGAACGCCGCCGCGCGCGTCGCCTTCCTCGTGACGGGCGCCGAGAAGGCGAAGGTGCTCAAGGCCGTGCTCGCCGACCGCGTGATGCTGCCCGCGGCGCTCGTGAGCCCGGAGAAGGGCCGGCTCGTGTGGCTCGTGGACCGCGCGGCGGCCGCGCTGCTGCCCGCCGCGGACGGCCGCTAG
- a CDS encoding glucose 1-dehydrogenase, whose protein sequence is MFDLKGRVAIVTGGNGGIGLGMARGLARAGARVVIAARDEAKSKDAVRELEALGPGARAIATDVTDEAAVRRLVTATLDAFGRLDVLVNNAGTNIRKPPHEISLAEWRQVLDTNLTSAYLCSHATYPAMKAVGGGKIINIGSMMSIFGAGFAPAYAASKGGIVQFTRACASAWARDNIQVNAVLPGWIDTALTRRARQEIPGLHERVLQRTPAARWGTSDDMAGIAVFLASPASDFVTGTAIPVDGGYSIQG, encoded by the coding sequence GTGTTCGATCTCAAGGGCAGAGTCGCCATCGTCACCGGCGGCAACGGAGGCATCGGGCTCGGCATGGCGCGCGGCCTCGCCCGCGCCGGCGCGCGTGTGGTCATCGCGGCGCGCGACGAGGCGAAGTCCAAAGACGCGGTGCGGGAGCTCGAGGCGCTCGGCCCCGGCGCCCGCGCGATCGCCACGGACGTGACGGATGAGGCGGCCGTCCGGCGCCTGGTCACGGCGACGCTCGACGCCTTCGGGCGGCTCGACGTCCTCGTCAACAACGCCGGCACCAACATCCGCAAGCCCCCGCACGAGATCTCGCTCGCCGAGTGGCGCCAGGTGCTCGACACCAACCTCACGAGCGCGTACCTCTGCTCGCACGCGACCTACCCGGCGATGAAGGCGGTCGGCGGCGGCAAGATCATCAACATCGGCTCGATGATGTCCATCTTCGGCGCCGGCTTCGCACCCGCCTACGCCGCCTCCAAGGGCGGGATCGTGCAGTTCACCCGCGCGTGCGCCTCGGCGTGGGCCCGGGACAACATCCAGGTCAACGCGGTGCTGCCGGGCTGGATCGACACGGCGCTCACGCGCCGGGCGCGGCAGGAGATCCCGGGCCTGCACGAGCGGGTCCTCCAGCGCACGCCGGCCGCGCGCTGGGGCACGAGCGACGACATGGCGGGCATCGCGGTCTTTCTCGCGTCGCCGGCGTCCGACTTTGTCACCGGCACGGCCATCCCGGTGGACGGCGGCTACTCGATCCAGGGCTGA
- the mmsB gene encoding 3-hydroxyisobutyrate dehydrogenase yields the protein MKIGFIGTGTMGQPMLSNLVKKGHAVVAYDIVDAMLDAAVKRGAARAGSAADAAKQSELVITMLPSSSHVEAAYLGAGGILEGVASGRLCVDMSTIDPGASRRVAEAAKKRGVRFIDAPVSGGVPRAEDGTLAIMVGGEPRDVEEARPVLACLGANVIHVGPVGSGEVAKICNNLIAGVAAVAVSEAFRIAEGFGVDAKVLTEVIAKSSGNTWVMEHMHPVPGLVGKAPANRDYAPGFMTDLMAKDLGLAVSAARDLRVPVFVSPAAQQVLRLASSHGLGRKDFSVVYEFLRPSSRQAPV from the coding sequence ATGAAGATCGGGTTCATCGGGACGGGGACCATGGGCCAGCCGATGCTCTCGAACCTCGTGAAGAAGGGGCACGCCGTCGTGGCGTACGACATCGTCGACGCCATGCTGGACGCCGCCGTGAAGCGCGGCGCCGCCCGCGCGGGCTCGGCCGCCGACGCCGCGAAGCAGAGCGAGCTCGTCATCACCATGCTGCCGTCGTCCTCGCACGTCGAGGCGGCGTACCTCGGCGCCGGCGGCATCCTCGAGGGCGTGGCCTCCGGCCGCCTCTGCGTGGACATGTCGACGATCGACCCGGGCGCCTCGCGCCGCGTGGCCGAGGCCGCGAAGAAGCGCGGCGTCCGCTTCATCGACGCGCCGGTCTCGGGCGGCGTGCCGCGCGCCGAGGACGGGACGCTTGCCATCATGGTCGGCGGCGAGCCGCGCGACGTCGAGGAGGCCCGGCCCGTGCTCGCGTGCCTGGGCGCGAACGTCATCCACGTCGGCCCGGTGGGCTCGGGCGAGGTGGCGAAGATCTGCAACAACCTGATCGCGGGCGTCGCGGCCGTCGCCGTCAGCGAGGCGTTCAGGATCGCCGAGGGCTTCGGCGTGGACGCGAAGGTCCTCACGGAGGTCATCGCGAAGTCCTCGGGCAACACCTGGGTCATGGAGCACATGCACCCGGTGCCCGGGCTCGTCGGCAAGGCGCCGGCGAACCGCGATTACGCGCCGGGCTTCATGACGGACCTGATGGCGAAGGACCTCGGGCTCGCGGTGAGCGCGGCGCGCGACCTCCGCGTGCCCGTGTTCGTGTCGCCGGCGGCCCAGCAGGTGCTGCGTCTCGCGTCCTCCCACGGCCTCGGGCGCAAGGACTTCTCGGTCGTCTACGAGTTCCTCCGGCCGTCGAGCCGGCAGGCGCCCGTGTAG
- a CDS encoding EamA family transporter, producing MRGPRQAPSLTLGIVLIGLAAVSWGTTGSVMMVLGRHAAASPLLVGAARLWVAAPLLLAGTRLAGRWPGTARGDLARALAAGACMAGYQAAYFTAVTLTGIAVAALVAICSAPLIIAALAPWTLGEALGARVRAALALGVLGTGLLIAVPGAAPDLSARAVAGIGLALGAGLAYALYAMLTKAALRRSAPLPLTALTFGTGAVLLTPVLAFVDAPLGQLALGWPWLLYLGGVATAGAYALYALGLRAVPASVAGIVTLTEPLTATLLGVLLFGERLGPGGIAGAALLVAALGLLVAPAGPRAGARAAGPRG from the coding sequence GTGCGCGGACCCCGTCAAGCCCCGTCGCTCACGCTCGGCATCGTCCTGATCGGTCTCGCCGCGGTCTCGTGGGGCACGACGGGCTCGGTGATGATGGTCCTCGGCCGGCACGCGGCCGCAAGCCCGCTCCTCGTCGGCGCGGCACGCCTCTGGGTCGCCGCGCCGCTGCTGCTCGCGGGCACGCGGCTCGCCGGGCGCTGGCCCGGGACCGCGCGCGGCGACCTCGCGCGCGCGCTCGCCGCGGGCGCGTGCATGGCGGGCTACCAGGCGGCGTACTTCACCGCGGTGACGCTCACGGGCATCGCGGTCGCCGCGCTGGTCGCGATCTGCTCGGCGCCGCTGATCATCGCGGCGCTCGCCCCGTGGACGCTCGGCGAGGCGCTGGGCGCGCGGGTCCGCGCGGCGTTGGCGCTCGGCGTGCTCGGCACCGGGCTCCTGATCGCCGTCCCCGGCGCCGCGCCCGACCTCTCGGCGCGCGCCGTCGCGGGCATCGGGCTCGCCCTCGGCGCGGGGCTCGCGTACGCCCTCTACGCGATGCTCACGAAGGCCGCGCTCAGGCGCTCGGCGCCGCTCCCCCTCACCGCGCTCACCTTCGGCACCGGCGCGGTGCTGCTGACGCCCGTGCTGGCCTTCGTCGACGCGCCGCTCGGCCAGTTGGCACTCGGCTGGCCCTGGCTCCTCTATCTCGGCGGCGTCGCGACGGCGGGGGCGTACGCGCTCTACGCGCTCGGGCTCCGCGCGGTGCCCGCGTCGGTGGCGGGGATCGTGACGCTCACGGAGCCGCTCACCGCGACGCTCCTCGGCGTCCTCCTGTTCGGCGAGCGGCTTGGGCCCGGCGGGATCGCCGGCGCCGCGCTGCTGGTCGCGGCGCTCGGGCTCCTCGTGGCGCCGGCCGGACCTAGAGCGGGAGCACGGGCCGCCGGACCGCGCGGCTGA
- a CDS encoding MaoC family dehydratase — protein MSGGGARYFEDFKPGDRVESGRLTVSDALITEFGRFYDAQVFHTDPEAAKTTVYGGLIASGLQTIAITFKLFLETGTVAACSLGSPGLDEIRWKTPVRPGDTLHVVAEVLETRPSASKPDRGIVRMLFTTVNQHGDAVMTLIGNQLCRRRPG, from the coding sequence GTGAGCGGCGGCGGCGCGCGCTACTTCGAGGACTTCAAGCCGGGTGACCGCGTCGAGTCGGGGCGGCTGACCGTTTCCGATGCGCTCATCACCGAGTTCGGACGCTTCTACGACGCTCAGGTCTTCCACACCGACCCCGAGGCGGCGAAGACGACGGTGTACGGCGGCCTCATCGCGAGCGGACTTCAGACGATCGCGATCACCTTCAAGCTGTTCCTCGAGACAGGTACGGTCGCGGCGTGCAGCCTCGGCTCTCCGGGCCTGGACGAAATTCGCTGGAAGACTCCGGTCCGCCCAGGAGACACGTTGCACGTGGTGGCGGAGGTGCTCGAGACGCGGCCCTCGGCGTCCAAGCCGGACCGCGGAATCGTCCGCATGCTCTTCACGACGGTCAACCAGCACGGGGACGCGGTGATGACCCTGATCGGCAATCAGCTCTGTCGCCGGCGCCCGGGTTGA
- a CDS encoding histidine phosphatase family protein, with amino-acid sequence MIEFRIVRRFGRFAPSALAISLIITPAVAADDSKEAWAALVQGGHVALIRHGNAPPGHGGDPPGFRFDDCRTQRNLDERGREQARALGEAFRNHGVRVDRVLSSPVCRCMDTANLMAVGGVESSWALVPDRNPNAAARLLELKEIVSTWRGPGTLVLVTHGLTVRPLIGIVPDQAEMVVLKPMPGSGPGVHVVGRIAAPQ; translated from the coding sequence GTGATTGAATTTCGCATCGTGCGCCGGTTCGGGCGGTTCGCTCCCTCCGCTCTTGCCATTTCGCTGATCATCACGCCGGCTGTCGCCGCCGACGATTCCAAGGAAGCCTGGGCTGCGCTCGTCCAGGGCGGCCACGTCGCGCTGATTCGCCATGGCAACGCGCCGCCCGGCCACGGCGGTGACCCGCCCGGCTTCAGGTTCGACGATTGCAGGACACAACGGAACTTGGATGAACGAGGGCGCGAACAGGCCAGGGCGCTCGGCGAGGCCTTCCGCAACCACGGCGTGCGCGTGGACCGCGTCCTGTCCTCGCCCGTGTGCCGTTGCATGGATACGGCCAACCTGATGGCTGTCGGCGGGGTTGAGAGTTCGTGGGCCCTCGTGCCGGACAGGAATCCGAATGCCGCCGCACGGCTCCTCGAGCTGAAGGAGATCGTGTCCACGTGGCGCGGACCGGGTACGCTCGTGCTGGTGACTCACGGCCTGACCGTTCGGCCGCTGATCGGGATCGTGCCGGATCAGGCTGAGATGGTGGTACTCAAGCCAATGCCCGGTAGCGGGCCGGGTGTCCACGTCGTGGGCAGGATCGCGGCGCCCCAATAA
- the rpiB gene encoding ribose 5-phosphate isomerase B — MRLAVAADHRGFPHKAPLVAALEQDGHRILDLGTTSTDPVDYPDYARAVGAAIREGRADLGVLVCGSGAGVSIAANKLRGIRAALCHDLFTARQSREDDDANVLCLGARVVGVDLAIALTRAFVGARFSHAERHERRLAKVLELEALGR; from the coding sequence GTGCGCCTCGCGGTCGCGGCGGATCACCGGGGATTTCCCCACAAGGCGCCGCTGGTGGCGGCGCTCGAGCAGGACGGCCACCGCATCCTCGACCTCGGCACGACGTCCACCGACCCGGTGGACTACCCCGACTACGCGCGTGCGGTCGGCGCGGCGATCCGCGAGGGGCGCGCCGACCTCGGCGTGCTCGTCTGCGGGAGCGGCGCGGGTGTCTCGATCGCGGCGAACAAGCTGCGCGGCATCCGCGCCGCGCTCTGCCACGATCTCTTCACCGCGCGCCAGTCGCGCGAGGACGACGACGCCAACGTGCTGTGCCTCGGGGCGCGCGTGGTCGGCGTCGACCTCGCCATCGCGCTGACCCGCGCGTTCGTCGGCGCGCGCTTCTCGCACGCCGAGCGCCACGAGCGGCGCCTGGCGAAGGTCCTCGAGCTCGAGGCGCTGGGGCGCTGA
- a CDS encoding glycerophosphodiester phosphodiesterase family protein: MSFMAIAHRGASSYAPENTLAAFDLALQMGVSQIELDVHLSSDGHVVVIHDETVDRTTNGSGPVTSHTLAALQALDAGSWFGAKFAAERIPSFSEVLERYRGRAHVHTEIKGHAAQLSRRTADLVRGLGMAGRVTITSFQRTRLEEARAYAPELPTGWLVTEVSDAIIAQARAMGLTQLCPRANVVTPELVRRLHAEGFVVRAWGVATEDLMRQAVSAGADGMTVNFPDVLLAYLRTHQAP; this comes from the coding sequence ATGAGCTTCATGGCCATCGCGCATCGGGGCGCCTCGTCCTATGCGCCGGAGAACACGCTGGCAGCGTTTGATCTGGCCCTTCAGATGGGCGTGAGCCAGATCGAGCTCGACGTGCACCTCTCGAGTGACGGACACGTCGTGGTCATCCACGATGAAACCGTGGACCGGACGACGAACGGGTCGGGGCCGGTCACGAGCCATACGCTCGCGGCCCTGCAGGCGCTCGATGCCGGGTCCTGGTTCGGAGCAAAATTCGCCGCTGAGCGAATTCCCTCGTTCAGCGAGGTCCTCGAGCGATACAGGGGACGGGCGCACGTTCATACCGAGATCAAGGGACACGCTGCGCAGTTGTCGCGGCGGACCGCTGACCTGGTGCGCGGGCTCGGGATGGCCGGCCGGGTCACGATCACCTCGTTCCAACGGACGCGGCTCGAAGAAGCGCGCGCCTACGCACCCGAATTACCGACCGGTTGGTTGGTGACGGAAGTCAGTGACGCGATCATCGCCCAGGCGCGAGCGATGGGGCTGACCCAGCTCTGTCCGAGAGCAAATGTGGTGACCCCGGAACTCGTTCGCCGCCTGCATGCCGAGGGTTTCGTCGTGCGAGCGTGGGGTGTGGCGACTGAAGACCTGATGCGTCAGGCCGTGAGCGCGGGAGCCGACGGGATGACCGTGAACTTCCCCGACGTCCTCCTGGCGTATCTGAGGACCCACCAGGCGCCGTGA
- a CDS encoding GYD domain-containing protein: MAWYIMLSTLSESGRKVLLERPGWIKKVNADVQRMGARVVAQYAVLGPYDFVSVIEAPDNATISRVSVELGARGGAAGMTMAAIPLDEFIDRLQSGPTRRRNERKKR; encoded by the coding sequence GTGGCTTGGTACATCATGCTCAGCACGCTGTCCGAGTCGGGACGCAAGGTGCTCCTTGAGCGTCCCGGCTGGATCAAGAAGGTCAACGCCGACGTCCAGCGCATGGGCGCCCGCGTCGTCGCGCAGTACGCGGTCCTTGGCCCCTACGACTTCGTCAGCGTCATCGAGGCCCCCGACAACGCGACGATCTCGCGCGTCTCCGTCGAGCTCGGCGCGCGCGGCGGCGCGGCCGGCATGACGATGGCGGCGATCCCGCTCGACGAGTTCATCGACCGTCTCCAGAGCGGCCCCACCCGCAGGCGGAACGAGAGGAAGAAACGGTGA
- a CDS encoding 4Fe-4S dicluster domain-containing protein, giving the protein MRVLKIHPEKCTGCLRCELACSYMQTGTFQPAKSVIRVSPFEGHTSYAPYTCTQCAEGWCMTACPVGAITINAAGAKDVLDDLCVGCKLCTIACPYGTMFYDPGTRKAFKCNLCGGAPACSEACPTAAITYEETATGDWLGDFAHERTARVLAGVR; this is encoded by the coding sequence GTGAGAGTCCTGAAGATCCATCCGGAGAAGTGCACCGGCTGTCTGCGCTGCGAGCTGGCCTGCTCCTACATGCAGACCGGCACGTTCCAGCCGGCGAAGTCCGTCATCCGCGTCTCGCCCTTCGAGGGTCACACCTCGTACGCGCCTTACACCTGCACCCAGTGCGCGGAGGGGTGGTGCATGACGGCCTGCCCGGTCGGCGCCATCACGATCAACGCCGCCGGGGCGAAGGACGTCCTGGACGACTTGTGCGTCGGGTGCAAGCTCTGCACGATCGCCTGCCCGTACGGGACGATGTTCTACGACCCGGGCACGCGCAAGGCGTTCAAGTGCAACCTCTGCGGCGGCGCGCCGGCGTGCTCCGAGGCGTGCCCGACGGCCGCGATCACCTACGAGGAGACGGCGACCGGCGACTGGCTCGGTGACTTCGCGCACGAGCGGACGGCGCGCGTGCTCGCGGGGGTGCGGTGA